In Micrococcus luteus NCTC 2665, a single window of DNA contains:
- the rpsP gene encoding 30S ribosomal protein S16, whose protein sequence is MAVKIRLKRFGKIRAPFYRVVVMDSRTRRDGRAIEEIGKYHPTEEPSFIEIDSERAQYWLSVGAQPTEQVAALLKITGDWQKFKGESGAEGTLKSKSEKEAFVAPERDSVILPEEPKQEEAPAESEQPAEAPAEEAAEAPAEEAAEAPAEDAEKSE, encoded by the coding sequence GTGGCTGTCAAGATTCGTCTGAAGCGGTTCGGCAAGATCCGCGCCCCGTTCTACCGCGTCGTCGTCATGGACTCGCGCACCCGCCGCGATGGCCGTGCCATCGAGGAGATCGGCAAGTACCACCCCACCGAGGAGCCCTCGTTCATCGAGATCGACTCGGAGCGCGCCCAGTACTGGCTCTCCGTCGGCGCCCAGCCGACCGAGCAGGTCGCCGCGCTGCTGAAGATCACCGGTGACTGGCAGAAGTTCAAGGGCGAGTCGGGCGCCGAGGGCACCCTGAAGTCCAAGTCCGAGAAGGAGGCCTTCGTGGCCCCCGAGAGGGACTCGGTCATCCTGCCGGAGGAGCCGAAGCAGGAGGAGGCCCCGGCCGAGTCCGAGCAGCCGGCCGAGGCCCCGGCCGAGGAGGCCGCTGAGGCTCCGGCCGAGGAGGCCGCTGAGGCTCCGGCCGAGGACGCCGAGAAGTCCGAGTGA
- a CDS encoding RNA-binding protein, whose translation MLTEALEHLVRGIVDTPEAVRVDARSQRRGDMLEVRVAPEDLGRVIGRQGRTATALRTVLDGLAGHPVRVDVVETDRRS comes from the coding sequence ATGCTGACCGAGGCCCTCGAGCATCTGGTGCGCGGCATCGTGGACACGCCCGAGGCGGTCCGCGTGGACGCCCGCTCCCAGCGGCGTGGCGACATGCTGGAGGTCCGCGTGGCCCCCGAGGACCTGGGTCGCGTGATCGGCCGCCAGGGTCGCACCGCCACCGCGCTGCGCACCGTGCTGGACGGCCTGGCCGGCCACCCCGTCCGCGTGGACGTGGTGGAGACCGACCGCCGCTCCTGA
- the wecB gene encoding non-hydrolyzing UDP-N-acetylglucosamine 2-epimerase, producing the protein MPKVMPIYGTRPEAIKVAPIVKALQADERFECVVTVTGQHREMLDQVNELFGIVPDHDLNIIQPRQTLNGVFARTLDGLDAVLEQGRPDAVVVQGDTTTSTAGAVAAFNRGIPVVHAEAGLRSFDILSPFPEEANRKITSQISALHLPPTTVSRDNLLREAVAAEDVYVTGNTVIDALLEAVGHQVPFEDERLAELEASGRRVVLVTTHRRENQGDAMRGVGRALARLAADHPDVTFVLPAHRNPVVREAILPEIEGRENVLVTEPLAYGEFTHLLSVATVVLTDSGGVQEEAPSLGKPVLVMRENTERPEAVTAGTVRLIGTDEEVVVTEVTRLLTDDSAYTAMSQAVNPYGDGRAAERTVSAIAELLGVGERLPAFDGA; encoded by the coding sequence GTGCCCAAGGTCATGCCCATCTACGGAACCCGCCCGGAGGCCATCAAGGTGGCCCCCATCGTCAAGGCGCTGCAGGCCGACGAGCGGTTCGAGTGCGTGGTGACTGTCACGGGGCAGCACCGCGAGATGCTGGACCAGGTCAACGAGCTGTTCGGCATCGTCCCGGACCACGACCTGAACATCATCCAGCCCCGCCAGACCCTCAACGGCGTGTTCGCCCGCACCCTCGACGGGCTCGACGCCGTCCTCGAGCAGGGGCGGCCGGACGCCGTCGTCGTCCAGGGGGACACGACGACCTCGACGGCGGGCGCCGTCGCCGCCTTCAACCGCGGCATCCCCGTGGTCCACGCCGAGGCGGGCCTGCGCAGCTTCGACATCCTCTCCCCGTTCCCGGAGGAGGCCAACCGCAAGATCACCAGCCAGATCTCGGCGCTGCACCTGCCCCCGACCACCGTGAGCCGGGACAACCTGCTGCGTGAGGCCGTGGCCGCGGAGGACGTGTACGTGACGGGCAACACCGTGATCGACGCGCTGCTGGAGGCCGTCGGCCACCAGGTGCCGTTCGAGGACGAGCGTCTGGCGGAGCTGGAGGCGTCGGGCCGCCGCGTCGTCCTCGTGACCACCCACCGACGCGAGAACCAGGGCGATGCGATGCGCGGCGTCGGGCGCGCCCTGGCCCGCCTGGCCGCGGACCACCCCGACGTCACCTTCGTCCTGCCGGCGCATCGCAACCCGGTGGTGCGCGAGGCGATCCTGCCGGAGATCGAGGGCCGCGAGAACGTGCTCGTGACCGAGCCCCTGGCCTACGGCGAGTTCACCCACCTGCTGTCTGTGGCCACTGTCGTGCTGACGGACTCCGGCGGCGTCCAGGAGGAGGCCCCGTCCCTGGGCAAGCCCGTCCTGGTGATGCGCGAGAACACCGAGCGTCCCGAGGCCGTGACCGCCGGCACCGTGCGCCTGATCGGCACCGACGAGGAGGTCGTGGTCACCGAAGTCACCCGCCTGCTGACGGACGACTCCGCGTATACCGCGATGTCCCAGGCCGTGAACCCCTACGGCGACGGCCGCGCGGCCGAGCGCACGGTCTCGGCGATCGCCGAGCTGCTCGGCGTGGGCGAGCGACTGCCGGCCTTCGACGGCGCCTGA
- a CDS encoding ABC transporter permease, with amino-acid sequence MSDTGDPRVPSGTAVLTVDGAGLRRVGARPGLARYLASLWEYRSFILFDSRSRIAGANSVNALGRVWMVLNPILDGAAYFLVFGLLLGTGRGVPNFLGYLIIGVFLFRYTSSAITAGSRSISTNLSIVRAFRFPRATLPIATNIRELMLFGPTLVVMLVLVLAIPPMEQITWRWLLLIPLLALQTLFNVGASLLLARYVARWSDLSNLIAFGTRIWLYISAVFFSADRFANIPPLMTAMHLNPLYCVLDIARQSLLYASDADPMRWIVLAAWTAALLVVGTVVFWRAEETYGEER; translated from the coding sequence ATGTCAGACACCGGCGACCCCCGCGTCCCGAGCGGCACCGCGGTCCTGACCGTGGACGGAGCCGGCCTGCGCCGAGTGGGCGCTCGCCCGGGCCTGGCGCGCTACCTGGCCTCCCTGTGGGAGTACCGCTCGTTCATCCTGTTCGACTCCCGCTCCCGGATCGCCGGGGCGAACTCCGTCAACGCGCTCGGCCGCGTCTGGATGGTCCTCAACCCGATCCTCGACGGTGCGGCGTACTTCCTCGTGTTCGGGCTGCTGCTGGGCACCGGCCGCGGCGTGCCGAACTTCCTCGGCTACCTGATCATCGGCGTGTTCCTGTTCCGCTACACCTCGAGCGCGATCACGGCGGGGTCGCGTTCGATCTCGACCAACCTCTCCATCGTCCGCGCCTTCCGCTTCCCGCGGGCCACCCTGCCGATCGCGACGAACATCCGAGAGCTGATGCTCTTCGGCCCGACGCTGGTGGTGATGCTGGTGCTGGTCCTCGCCATCCCGCCGATGGAGCAGATCACGTGGCGCTGGCTGCTGCTGATCCCCCTCCTGGCGCTGCAGACGCTGTTCAACGTCGGCGCCTCCCTCCTGCTGGCCCGCTACGTGGCCCGCTGGTCCGACCTGTCCAACCTCATCGCGTTCGGCACCCGGATCTGGCTCTACATCTCCGCCGTGTTCTTCAGCGCCGACCGCTTCGCGAACATCCCGCCACTGATGACCGCCATGCATCTGAACCCCCTGTACTGCGTCCTGGACATCGCGCGCCAGTCCCTGCTGTACGCCTCCGACGCCGACCCGATGCGGTGGATCGTCCTCGCAGCGTGGACGGCGGCCCTGCTCGTGGTGGGGACCGTGGTGTTCTGGCGCGCCGAGGAGACCTACGGGGAGGAACGATGA
- a CDS encoding alginate lyase family protein has protein sequence MTAVERASLYPCRAYGQLQRFNTVETNARDVYGWRQFDPVAVGDGSGDIDWDRDPYQDEGWRLWLSSLRWIGPSIEAGREGDEEALGVAERVIRDWRADHEGGWGGDHDDAEANHHRMGVLLCFREVVADRAARSAELAEDGSLPEQYAWLDDLIGQHAAQNMARYSRRHNHGSMENLALLGAGCVLDRPDWMEHAMERAEGDIPFQVDDEGLSNEAAPHYAEFNYALFQAIDETAAGCGVESGAFEDGVEKMGQALPHMVDSRLIRIQGVAGV, from the coding sequence ATGACCGCCGTCGAGCGCGCAAGCCTCTATCCGTGTCGAGCCTATGGGCAGCTCCAGAGATTCAACACGGTGGAGACCAATGCGCGGGACGTCTACGGGTGGCGCCAGTTCGATCCCGTCGCGGTGGGTGACGGATCGGGTGACATCGACTGGGATAGAGATCCTTACCAAGACGAAGGCTGGCGTCTGTGGCTGTCTTCCCTCAGGTGGATCGGGCCCAGTATCGAAGCCGGCCGTGAAGGCGACGAGGAGGCCCTCGGTGTCGCTGAGCGCGTCATACGCGATTGGCGGGCTGACCACGAGGGCGGATGGGGCGGCGACCATGATGATGCGGAAGCCAACCATCACCGCATGGGCGTCCTCCTCTGCTTCCGGGAAGTGGTCGCCGACCGCGCAGCACGTTCTGCTGAACTCGCCGAGGACGGCAGTCTGCCGGAGCAGTACGCCTGGCTGGATGACCTGATCGGCCAGCACGCGGCGCAGAACATGGCGCGCTACTCACGGCGGCACAATCACGGGTCGATGGAGAACCTGGCTCTTCTGGGTGCCGGGTGCGTTCTGGACCGACCGGACTGGATGGAGCACGCCATGGAGCGCGCCGAAGGCGATATTCCCTTCCAGGTGGACGACGAGGGCCTCAGTAACGAAGCAGCGCCGCATTATGCGGAATTCAATTATGCCCTCTTCCAAGCCATTGATGAGACAGCAGCTGGCTGCGGGGTCGAATCCGGCGCTTTCGAGGATGGGGTGGAAAAAATGGGTCAAGCCCTTCCTCACATGGTTGATTCGAGGCTCATCCGAATCCAGGGTGTAGCCGGGGTCTGA
- a CDS encoding MFS transporter produces the protein MPSSSARSSRVPLPREIRVLVAAAFIIAIGFGIIAPLLPQYAATFDASAVGVAAVVSVFGLTRLLFAPVSGKLTNRLGETPVYMTGVLIVAASMFLVAFAQTFPQLLLFRALGGVGSTLFTVSAMAFLARKSPPTMRGRISGAYASAFLIGNIVGPIVGSALSVFGYRAPFLIYGSSLVVAAALVFFLLKDTRLADRAVRDVRPAMPVREALSNPSYRAALVSFFANGWATFGVRNSVMPLFAATAFAGTGLLGWQVDGALMAGLALSVFALGNVTAVTFSSRLSDRHGRRPLILAGLLVMAATTGVIGWMTSPLSFLLACLLAGAGTGTLNAPQQAAIADVVGQRRRSGAVMSTAQMSADLGAISGPLLAGLVVDTAGYGWAFALTGGVILLGALAWWRAPETNVPIVPGGPRTGSLPLVRPEDARVTPREDG, from the coding sequence ATGCCGTCGTCGTCCGCCCGCTCCTCGCGGGTCCCTCTGCCCCGTGAGATCAGGGTCCTCGTCGCCGCCGCGTTCATCATCGCGATCGGCTTCGGCATCATCGCCCCGCTGCTGCCGCAGTACGCGGCGACGTTCGACGCGTCCGCCGTCGGGGTGGCCGCCGTCGTGTCCGTGTTCGGGCTGACCCGCCTCCTGTTCGCCCCGGTCTCCGGCAAGCTGACGAACCGGCTCGGCGAGACGCCCGTGTACATGACGGGCGTGCTGATCGTGGCCGCGTCCATGTTCCTGGTGGCCTTCGCGCAGACCTTCCCGCAGCTGCTCCTCTTCCGGGCGCTCGGCGGCGTCGGCTCCACCCTCTTCACCGTGTCCGCCATGGCGTTCCTGGCCCGCAAGTCCCCGCCCACGATGCGCGGCCGGATCTCGGGCGCCTACGCGTCCGCGTTCCTGATCGGCAACATCGTGGGTCCGATCGTGGGCTCCGCCCTGTCCGTGTTCGGGTACCGGGCCCCGTTCCTCATCTACGGCAGCTCCCTGGTGGTGGCGGCGGCCCTCGTGTTCTTCCTGCTCAAGGACACCCGGCTCGCGGACCGCGCCGTCCGCGACGTCCGCCCCGCCATGCCGGTCCGGGAGGCCCTGTCCAACCCGTCCTACCGGGCCGCGCTGGTCTCCTTCTTCGCCAACGGCTGGGCGACGTTCGGTGTGCGCAACTCGGTGATGCCCCTGTTCGCGGCCACCGCGTTCGCCGGCACGGGGCTGCTGGGCTGGCAGGTGGACGGCGCTCTCATGGCGGGCCTGGCCCTGTCCGTGTTCGCGCTCGGCAACGTCACCGCTGTGACGTTCAGCTCGCGGCTGTCCGACCGGCATGGACGCCGTCCGCTGATCCTGGCGGGCCTGCTCGTCATGGCTGCCACCACCGGGGTGATCGGCTGGATGACCTCACCGCTGTCCTTCTTGCTCGCGTGCCTGCTGGCCGGCGCCGGCACGGGCACCCTCAACGCCCCGCAGCAGGCGGCCATCGCCGACGTCGTGGGCCAGAGGCGGCGCTCCGGCGCTGTGATGTCCACCGCCCAGATGTCCGCGGACCTGGGCGCCATCTCCGGCCCGCTGCTGGCCGGCCTCGTGGTGGACACGGCCGGCTACGGATGGGCGTTCGCGCTCACCGGCGGCGTCATCCTGCTCGGCGCGCTCGCGTGGTGGCGTGCCCCGGAGACCAATGTGCCGATCGTGCCCGGCGGTCCCCGCACCGGGTCCCTGCCGCTGGTCCGCCCGGAGGACGCCCGGGTGACCCCGCGCGAGGACGGGTGA
- the ftsY gene encoding signal recognition particle-docking protein FtsY, which translates to MEIVLIVSVVAALLLGGVLVGLLDRRPAPPKGSYQGVRDADDPRPSPRHAVPSGSTAVLERPEVDEAPAVVAEPEPAVVEEGETAPAKPEYERPEAAGSRLARLRARLLKSNNVFGKGLLALLSQDRIDDDVWDEIEETLLMADLGTEPTLELVDRLKARVTVEGTRDPEQVRTLLREELVAMVDPSMDRRLAATRRGDRPAVTMVVGVNGVGKTTTVGKLARVLVAEDRTVVLGAADTFRAAAAEQLATWGARVGVETVRSEKEGADPASVAFEAVEHGIAEGVDVVLVDTAGRLQNKANLMDELGKIKRVIEKQAEVDEVLLVLDATTGQNGLTQAKVFAEVVDVTGIVLTKLDGTAKGGIVIAIQRQLGVPVKLIGLGEGPDDLAPFTAEGFVDALLAD; encoded by the coding sequence GTGGAAATCGTGCTCATAGTCTCAGTCGTGGCCGCCCTGCTGCTGGGCGGCGTGCTCGTCGGCCTGCTGGACCGGCGCCCCGCCCCGCCGAAGGGCTCGTACCAGGGGGTGCGGGACGCGGACGACCCGCGCCCGAGCCCGCGGCACGCGGTGCCGTCGGGCTCCACCGCCGTCCTGGAGCGCCCCGAGGTCGACGAGGCGCCGGCCGTCGTCGCCGAGCCGGAGCCCGCCGTCGTCGAGGAGGGGGAGACCGCCCCGGCGAAGCCCGAGTACGAGCGCCCCGAGGCCGCCGGCTCGCGCCTGGCCCGCCTGCGGGCTCGCCTGCTCAAGTCCAACAACGTCTTCGGCAAGGGCCTGCTGGCGCTGCTGTCCCAGGACCGCATCGACGACGACGTGTGGGACGAGATCGAGGAGACGCTGCTGATGGCGGACCTCGGCACCGAGCCCACCCTGGAGCTCGTCGACCGCCTCAAGGCCCGTGTCACGGTCGAGGGCACGCGTGACCCCGAGCAGGTGCGCACCCTGCTGCGTGAGGAGCTCGTGGCGATGGTGGATCCCTCGATGGATCGCCGTCTCGCCGCGACCCGCAGGGGCGACCGCCCCGCCGTGACCATGGTCGTGGGCGTCAACGGCGTCGGCAAGACCACCACCGTGGGCAAGCTCGCCCGTGTGCTCGTGGCGGAGGACCGCACCGTCGTGCTCGGCGCCGCGGACACCTTCCGCGCCGCCGCCGCCGAGCAGCTCGCCACGTGGGGTGCCCGCGTGGGCGTCGAGACCGTCCGCTCCGAGAAGGAGGGCGCCGACCCGGCGTCCGTCGCCTTCGAGGCCGTGGAGCACGGCATCGCCGAGGGCGTCGACGTCGTGCTCGTGGACACCGCGGGCCGTCTGCAGAACAAGGCCAACCTCATGGACGAGCTCGGCAAGATCAAGCGCGTCATCGAGAAGCAGGCCGAGGTGGACGAGGTCCTGCTCGTCCTCGACGCCACCACCGGCCAGAACGGCCTGACCCAGGCGAAGGTGTTCGCCGAGGTCGTGGACGTCACCGGCATCGTGCTGACCAAGCTGGACGGCACCGCCAAGGGCGGCATCGTGATCGCCATCCAGCGCCAGCTCGGCGTGCCCGTCAAGCTGATCGGCCTCGGCGAGGGCCCCGACGACCTCGCGCCGTTCACCGCCGAGGGCTTCGTGGACGCGCTGCTGGCCGACTGA
- a CDS encoding ammonium transporter, giving the protein MEESNVLDAGTVWMVTSAAMVLLMTPGLAIFYGGMTRAKSSLNMIMMSFVSMGLVGVVWVLWVHGMTGGDGWAGVVGNPAGDLGLTGTMAEGGLVAAAYGATFAIIAVALISGAVADRFKFVTWCVFVPVWTTVVYAPLAYMVWGGGLLSADGAIGARLGEALDFAGGLVVHISAGVAALVLALLLGKRHGFGVDPGHRPHNVPFTMLGAALLWFGWFGFNGGAAGSVDELGLIWVDTLAAGAAGMLGWVFVEWLRRGRPTSIGTASGIVSGLVAITPACAYVSPLGAVVIGLVSGAASALAVNLKYRLGFDDSLDVVGVHLTAGILGTVLIGFFALPDEGRAGLFYGGDAGLLVAQTVAVLVAVVFTAVVTTVIALVLRGTMGLRVSKEDEERGVDLTLHDESAYDVGFGGVPVPAEAR; this is encoded by the coding sequence ATGGAGGAGTCGAACGTCCTGGACGCAGGGACAGTGTGGATGGTGACGAGCGCGGCGATGGTCCTGCTCATGACACCCGGACTGGCCATCTTCTACGGCGGCATGACCCGCGCGAAGTCCTCGCTCAACATGATCATGATGTCCTTCGTCTCGATGGGCCTCGTCGGCGTCGTCTGGGTCCTGTGGGTCCACGGGATGACCGGCGGCGACGGGTGGGCCGGGGTGGTGGGGAACCCCGCCGGTGACCTCGGGCTGACCGGCACGATGGCCGAGGGCGGGCTCGTCGCCGCGGCCTACGGCGCCACCTTCGCGATCATCGCGGTCGCCCTCATCTCCGGCGCGGTGGCTGACCGGTTCAAGTTCGTCACGTGGTGCGTCTTCGTGCCCGTCTGGACCACCGTCGTCTACGCCCCGCTGGCCTACATGGTGTGGGGCGGCGGGCTCCTCTCCGCGGACGGCGCCATCGGCGCCCGCCTGGGGGAGGCCCTCGACTTCGCCGGCGGGCTCGTGGTGCACATCAGCGCCGGCGTGGCCGCCCTCGTGCTCGCGCTGCTGCTGGGCAAGCGCCACGGCTTCGGCGTGGACCCCGGCCACCGGCCGCACAACGTCCCGTTCACCATGCTCGGCGCGGCCCTGCTGTGGTTCGGCTGGTTCGGGTTCAACGGGGGCGCGGCGGGCAGTGTCGACGAGCTCGGACTGATCTGGGTGGACACCCTCGCCGCCGGCGCCGCCGGCATGCTCGGCTGGGTGTTCGTGGAGTGGCTGCGCCGCGGTCGGCCGACCTCGATCGGCACCGCCTCCGGGATCGTCTCGGGCCTGGTCGCCATCACGCCCGCGTGCGCCTATGTGAGCCCCCTGGGGGCCGTGGTGATCGGCCTGGTCTCCGGTGCGGCCAGCGCGCTCGCGGTCAACCTCAAGTACCGCCTCGGCTTCGACGATTCGCTCGACGTCGTCGGCGTGCACCTCACCGCCGGCATCCTGGGCACCGTGCTGATCGGCTTCTTCGCCCTGCCGGACGAGGGCCGGGCGGGCCTGTTCTACGGCGGAGACGCCGGTCTCCTGGTGGCCCAGACGGTGGCCGTGCTCGTCGCCGTGGTCTTCACCGCCGTGGTGACCACGGTCATCGCCCTGGTCCTGCGCGGGACCATGGGCCTGCGGGTGAGCAAGGAGGACGAGGAGCGGGGCGTCGATCTGACCCTGCACGACGAGTCGGCCTACGACGTCGGCTTCGGCGGGGTGCCCGTCCCCGCCGAGGCGCGGTGA
- a CDS encoding ISL3-like element ISPfr3 family transposase gives MHDATVGGRADAFASPDLTAFCRLDELGLVVTGQRLEPDRAVLACQVVEPDQWCRRCGCEGRPRDTVVRRLAHEPLGWRPTTLEVVVRRYRCSGCGYVWRQDTTAAAEPRAKLSRRALRWALEGIVVQHLTVARVAEGLGVAWDTANDAVLAEGKRVLIDEEHRFEGVKVVGVDEHVWRHTRRGDRYVTVIIDLTPVRDGTGPARLLDMVEGRSKQAFKTWLADRPQDWRDGVEVVAMDGFTGFKTAAVEELPDVVTVLDPFHVTRLAGEALDECRRRVQQAICGHRGRKGDPLYAARRTLSTGVDLLNDKQKDRLDTLFADDAHVEVEVTWSVYQRMIAAYRHENRRHGRELMARLIDSISTGVPKALVEITKLGRTLKKRAADVLAYFDRPSTSNGPTEAINGRLEHLRGSALGFRNLTNYIARSLLETGGFRPRLHPGFG, from the coding sequence GTGCACGACGCTACCGTCGGCGGGCGCGCTGATGCGTTCGCCAGCCCCGACCTGACTGCCTTCTGCCGCCTCGACGAACTCGGCCTCGTTGTCACCGGGCAGCGACTCGAGCCGGATCGTGCCGTATTGGCCTGTCAGGTGGTCGAGCCCGACCAGTGGTGCCGGCGCTGCGGCTGCGAAGGGAGACCACGTGACACCGTGGTCCGACGGCTTGCCCACGAACCACTGGGCTGGCGGCCCACGACGCTGGAGGTCGTCGTGCGCCGTTACCGCTGCAGCGGCTGCGGGTATGTGTGGCGCCAGGACACCACCGCCGCGGCCGAGCCCCGGGCCAAGTTGTCTCGGCGCGCTCTGCGGTGGGCGCTGGAAGGGATCGTGGTCCAGCACCTGACCGTGGCTCGGGTTGCCGAGGGGCTCGGGGTGGCCTGGGACACCGCCAACGACGCCGTTCTGGCCGAGGGCAAGCGGGTGCTGATCGACGAGGAGCACCGCTTCGAGGGGGTGAAGGTCGTCGGGGTCGATGAGCACGTGTGGAGGCACACCCGTCGCGGCGACAGGTACGTCACCGTGATCATCGACCTCACCCCAGTGCGAGATGGCACCGGCCCGGCACGGCTGCTGGACATGGTCGAAGGACGCTCCAAGCAGGCGTTCAAGACCTGGCTGGCCGACCGCCCGCAGGACTGGCGCGACGGCGTGGAGGTGGTCGCGATGGACGGCTTCACCGGGTTCAAGACCGCCGCCGTCGAGGAACTGCCCGACGTGGTGACCGTGCTAGATCCCTTCCACGTCACGCGCCTCGCTGGCGAGGCGCTCGATGAGTGCCGACGGCGAGTTCAGCAGGCCATCTGTGGGCACCGCGGCCGCAAGGGCGACCCGCTCTATGCCGCCCGCCGGACCCTGTCCACCGGCGTCGACCTGCTCAACGACAAGCAGAAGGACCGACTGGACACCCTGTTCGCCGACGACGCCCACGTCGAGGTCGAGGTCACCTGGAGCGTCTACCAGCGCATGATCGCCGCCTACCGCCACGAGAACCGGCGCCACGGCCGCGAGCTGATGGCCCGGCTCATCGACTCGATCAGCACCGGCGTCCCCAAGGCCCTGGTCGAGATCACCAAGCTCGGCAGGACGCTGAAGAAGCGCGCCGCCGACGTCCTGGCCTACTTCGACCGGCCCAGCACCTCCAACGGGCCCACCGAGGCGATCAACGGCAGGCTCGAGCACCTGCGCGGCTCGGCGCTGGGGTTCCGCAACCTGACCAACTACATCGCCAGATCCCTGCTCGAGACCGGCGGGTTCAGACCCCGGCTACACCCTGGATTCGGATGA
- the ffh gene encoding signal recognition particle protein: MFNSLSDRLTATFRSLKGKGRLSEADIDATAREIRRALLDADVAVPVVRQFIAQIKERALSAEVAQALNPGQQVVKIVNEELVGILGGETRRIQHAKTGTTVIMLVGLQGAGKTTLAGKLAHLLKSQGHTPLLVACDLQRPNAVKQLQVGGERAGVPVYAPHPGVSSEFEAATGDPVQVARDGVAEANTKYHDVVIIDTAGRLGVDAELMQQAADIRAAVDPDEVLFVIDAMIGQDAVATAQAFNEGVGFTGVVLTKLDGDARGGAALSVRHVTGKPIMFASTGEGLKDFEVFHPDRMASRILDMGDVLSLIEQAEQNWDRTEAEKMARKFADQEDFTLDDFLAQMQQLKKMGSLKKMLMMMPGAQGMRQQLEQFDESSIGRVEAIIHSMTPHERVAPKIINGSRRARIARGSGVSVSEVNGLLERFAEAQKMMKRMAAGGGIPGMPGMPGGASRKAKGKGKNAKHDRVKSGNPAKAAAERKAIEERRARAAQAQAGAVFGRDGAGMDGFDPSTLNLPAGFEKYLKDR, from the coding sequence GTGTTCAACTCCCTGTCCGACCGCCTCACAGCCACCTTCCGCAGCCTCAAGGGCAAGGGGCGGCTGAGCGAGGCGGACATCGACGCCACCGCACGCGAGATCCGCCGCGCCCTCCTGGACGCCGACGTCGCCGTGCCCGTGGTCCGCCAGTTCATCGCGCAGATCAAGGAGCGCGCCCTCAGCGCCGAGGTGGCCCAGGCCCTGAACCCGGGCCAGCAGGTCGTGAAGATCGTCAACGAGGAGCTCGTGGGCATCCTCGGCGGCGAGACCCGGCGCATCCAGCACGCCAAGACGGGCACCACCGTCATCATGCTCGTGGGCCTGCAGGGCGCCGGCAAGACGACCCTCGCCGGCAAGCTCGCCCACCTGCTCAAGTCCCAGGGCCACACCCCACTGCTCGTGGCCTGCGACCTCCAGCGCCCGAACGCCGTGAAGCAGCTGCAGGTCGGCGGCGAGCGCGCCGGCGTCCCGGTCTACGCGCCGCACCCCGGCGTCTCCTCCGAGTTCGAGGCCGCCACCGGCGACCCGGTGCAGGTGGCCCGCGACGGCGTCGCCGAGGCCAACACGAAGTACCACGACGTGGTCATCATCGACACCGCCGGCCGCCTCGGCGTGGACGCCGAGCTCATGCAGCAGGCCGCGGACATCCGCGCCGCCGTGGACCCGGACGAGGTGCTCTTCGTCATCGACGCGATGATCGGCCAGGACGCCGTGGCCACGGCCCAGGCGTTCAACGAGGGCGTCGGCTTCACCGGCGTCGTGCTCACCAAGCTCGACGGCGACGCGCGCGGCGGCGCCGCACTGTCCGTCCGCCACGTGACCGGCAAGCCGATCATGTTCGCCTCCACGGGCGAGGGCCTGAAGGACTTCGAGGTCTTCCACCCGGACCGCATGGCCTCGCGCATCCTCGACATGGGCGACGTGCTCTCCCTGATCGAGCAGGCCGAGCAGAACTGGGACCGCACCGAGGCCGAGAAGATGGCCCGCAAGTTCGCGGACCAGGAGGACTTCACCCTCGACGACTTCCTCGCCCAGATGCAGCAGCTCAAGAAGATGGGCTCGCTGAAGAAGATGCTCATGATGATGCCGGGCGCCCAGGGCATGCGGCAGCAGCTCGAGCAGTTCGACGAGTCGTCGATCGGCCGCGTCGAGGCGATCATCCACTCGATGACCCCGCACGAGCGCGTGGCCCCCAAGATCATCAACGGCTCGCGCCGTGCCCGCATCGCCCGCGGCTCGGGCGTGAGCGTGTCCGAGGTCAACGGCCTGCTCGAGCGCTTCGCGGAGGCGCAGAAGATGATGAAGCGCATGGCCGCCGGCGGCGGTATCCCCGGGATGCCCGGGATGCCGGGCGGCGCCTCCCGCAAGGCGAAGGGCAAGGGCAAGAACGCCAAGCACGATCGCGTGAAGTCCGGCAACCCGGCCAAGGCCGCGGCCGAGCGCAAGGCGATCGAGGAGCGCCGCGCGCGCGCCGCCCAGGCGCAGGCCGGGGCCGTGTTCGGCCGCGACGGCGCGGGGATGGACGGCTTCGACCCGTCCACCCTCAACCTGCCGGCCGGCTTCGAGAAGTACCTGAAGGACCGCTGA